One window of Desulfovibrio sp. Fe33 genomic DNA carries:
- the rnfG gene encoding RnfABCDGE type electron transport complex subunit G: protein MKEMMKMMIVLSLICGIAGITLAALKQVTAPIIEEQVLTYVQAPAIQSVLSGYDNDPIKDRRTFDVDGRTVMVFPALKDGKLIGLAFETSGKGYGGNIGVMVGFDVGAMTLTGIGITTLKETPGLGARVAEHGYATQFRGHSLESVDLKKNGGDIEAVAGATISSNGTVSAVREAIAIFNALKGKLAGGWS from the coding sequence ATGAAGGAAATGATGAAAATGATGATCGTCCTGTCGCTCATCTGCGGCATCGCGGGCATCACCCTGGCCGCGCTCAAGCAGGTCACGGCCCCGATCATCGAGGAACAGGTCCTGACCTATGTCCAGGCCCCGGCCATCCAGTCGGTCCTGAGCGGCTACGACAACGACCCCATCAAGGACCGCCGGACGTTCGATGTTGACGGCCGGACCGTGATGGTCTTCCCGGCCCTCAAGGACGGCAAGCTCATCGGACTGGCCTTTGAGACCTCGGGCAAGGGATACGGCGGCAACATCGGCGTCATGGTCGGTTTCGACGTCGGCGCCATGACCCTGACCGGCATAGGCATCACCACACTCAAGGAAACCCCGGGCCTGGGCGCGCGCGTGGCCGAGCACGGGTACGCCACGCAATTCAGGGGACATTCCCTGGAAAGCGTGGATCTGAAGAAGAACGGCGGCGACATCGAAGCCGTCGCCGGGGCGACCATTTCCTCCAACGGCACCGTGTCCGCGGTCCGCGAGGCCATCGCCATCTTCAACGCCCTAAAGGGCAAACTCGCCGGCGGCTGGTCCTAA
- the rsxE gene encoding electron transport complex subunit RsxE, with protein sequence MNRLWKEFSKGLWKDLPPFKLVLGLCPVLAVTNTANNGLGMGMAVVFVLTLSNLMVSLLRKIIPAKVRIACFIVVAASLVVAVELLMQAFAYPLYQQLGIFVPLIVVNCIILGRAEAFASKNPPLLSMADGMGMGLGFTMSLTFLGALRELLGTGMVFGVNVLWEGFQPIGIMVKAPGAFVSLGVLLAIMTFVENVRRKRRGLAAVQGPTHDCGSCGGCGQKNC encoded by the coding sequence ATGAACAGATTGTGGAAGGAATTCTCCAAGGGACTGTGGAAGGACCTGCCCCCGTTCAAGCTGGTCCTCGGCCTCTGCCCGGTCCTGGCCGTGACCAACACGGCGAACAACGGGCTCGGCATGGGCATGGCCGTGGTCTTCGTCCTGACCCTGTCCAACCTGATGGTCTCCCTGCTCAGGAAGATCATCCCGGCCAAGGTGCGCATCGCCTGCTTCATCGTGGTGGCCGCATCCCTGGTGGTGGCCGTCGAGCTGCTCATGCAGGCGTTCGCCTACCCGCTTTACCAGCAGCTCGGCATCTTCGTGCCGCTGATCGTGGTCAACTGCATCATCCTGGGCCGGGCCGAGGCGTTCGCCTCCAAGAACCCGCCGCTTTTGTCCATGGCCGACGGCATGGGCATGGGACTCGGCTTCACCATGTCCCTGACCTTCCTGGGCGCGCTGCGCGAGCTGCTCGGCACGGGCATGGTCTTCGGCGTCAACGTGTTATGGGAAGGCTTCCAGCCCATCGGCATCATGGTCAAGGCCCCCGGAGCCTTTGTCTCCCTGGGCGTCCTGCTGGCCATCATGACCTTCGTGGAAAACGTCCGGCGTAAGCGCAGGGGACTGGCCGCCGTCCAGGGTCCGACCCACGACTGCGGCTCCTGCGGCGGCTGCGGCCAGAAGAACTGCTAA
- a CDS encoding electron transport complex protein RnfA, whose protein sequence is MQEYFLLFIGAMFVNNIVLAQYLGNCPFIGTSKETSVAVGMGGAVVFVAVMAAAITWLVQEYVLAPFGLDFLQTLAFILVIASLVQFVEMFLKKMVPPLYKSLGIFLPLITTNCAVMGIALICQREEFGFFKTVMFSLASGLGFMLALVLLAGIRERLSVRRLPIAMRGTPIGLIMAGLMSLAFFAFQGMI, encoded by the coding sequence ATGCAGGAATACTTCCTTCTCTTCATCGGGGCGATGTTCGTCAACAACATCGTTCTGGCCCAATACCTGGGCAACTGCCCCTTCATCGGCACCTCCAAGGAAACGTCCGTGGCCGTCGGTATGGGCGGAGCCGTGGTTTTCGTGGCCGTCATGGCCGCGGCCATCACCTGGCTGGTCCAGGAGTACGTTCTGGCCCCCTTCGGCCTGGACTTCCTCCAGACCCTGGCCTTCATCCTGGTCATCGCATCGCTGGTCCAGTTCGTGGAGATGTTCCTCAAGAAAATGGTCCCGCCGCTCTACAAGTCGCTGGGCATTTTCCTGCCGCTCATCACCACCAACTGCGCGGTCATGGGTATCGCGCTCATCTGCCAGCGCGAGGAGTTCGGCTTTTTCAAGACGGTCATGTTCTCCCTGGCGTCAGGGCTCGGCTTCATGCTCGCCCTGGTGCTTCTGGCGGGAATCCGCGAGCGGCTGTCCGTGCGGCGGCTGCCCATAGCCATGCGCGGCACGCCCATCGGCCTCATCATGGCCGGACTCATGTCCCTGGCCTTCTTCGCCTTCCAGGGAATGATCTAA
- a CDS encoding FAD-dependent oxidoreductase: MILTSGLTLFGIGLLAAAILGIASKLLFVKEDPRIALIEDNLPGANCGGCGFPGCSGAAAAIVAGKAPASVCIVADGEAIAVIAAIMGQEVIEREPELAVRDCSGGQRAEELFHYEGAMDCRAAHQLYGGSKSCPEGCLGLGTCVRACPFDAIHMGPEGLPVIDPAQCKACGNCVDACPRGVIGISGMSARLLHLNQTTDCLAPCRQKCPAQINIPRYIEQIKAGDYDGAVMTIKERNPLLVTCGRVCPRPCETVCRRQHVDTSVGINMLKRFVADRELRSGTRLPVPCAADTGKRVAVIGGGPAGLSCAYFLRRLGHSPTIFDAMPKLGGQTRYGIPEYRLPKADLDWEIQGILDLGIEAKVNTKFGRDFTIESLKAEGYEAVFIGIGAWQASGMYAEGEDLDGVMGGIEFLTAHALGQKPETGDKVIVVGGGNTAIDAARTCVRLGAEVTMMYRRTRAEMPADEEEIVGAEDEGVKFRFLAAPARVIGDENGHATHLEYYEMELGEPDASGRRRPVKKEGSEQRMEATLIIPAIGQKPDLGCLYDDSEAGTCPLETTKWQTIVADPDTFQTAIPGVFTAGDVYTGPDLVISAIGDGRKAARSIHYHMMQGDIPVPDTTQKGMIPYTLFKEIDQVERRNRAVLPHLCHGDDRNCTFNEVEGPLTEEQARAEADRCLRCGLVCYDRDEAFTAGERDTAPDA, translated from the coding sequence ATGATACTGACATCGGGACTGACTCTGTTCGGCATCGGCCTGCTGGCCGCCGCCATCCTGGGCATCGCCTCGAAGCTCCTCTTCGTCAAGGAGGACCCGCGGATCGCGCTTATCGAGGACAACCTGCCCGGCGCAAACTGCGGCGGCTGCGGCTTCCCCGGCTGCTCCGGCGCGGCTGCCGCCATCGTGGCGGGCAAGGCTCCGGCCTCGGTGTGCATCGTGGCCGACGGCGAGGCCATCGCCGTCATCGCGGCCATCATGGGCCAGGAAGTCATCGAACGCGAGCCGGAACTGGCCGTGCGGGACTGCTCCGGCGGACAGCGGGCCGAGGAGCTCTTCCACTATGAGGGGGCCATGGACTGCCGGGCCGCCCATCAGCTCTACGGCGGGTCCAAATCCTGCCCCGAAGGGTGCCTCGGACTCGGCACCTGCGTCCGGGCCTGCCCCTTCGACGCCATCCACATGGGCCCGGAAGGCCTACCGGTCATCGACCCGGCCCAGTGCAAGGCCTGCGGCAACTGCGTGGACGCCTGTCCGCGCGGGGTCATCGGCATCTCCGGCATGTCCGCCCGGCTGCTGCACCTCAACCAGACCACGGACTGCCTGGCTCCCTGCCGCCAGAAGTGCCCGGCCCAGATCAATATTCCCCGGTACATCGAACAGATCAAGGCGGGCGACTACGACGGCGCGGTCATGACCATCAAGGAGCGCAACCCGCTGCTGGTCACCTGCGGCCGGGTCTGCCCCCGCCCGTGCGAAACGGTCTGCCGCCGCCAGCACGTGGACACGTCCGTGGGCATCAACATGCTCAAACGGTTCGTGGCCGACCGCGAACTCCGCTCCGGCACCCGGCTGCCCGTGCCTTGCGCGGCCGACACCGGCAAGCGCGTGGCCGTCATCGGCGGCGGCCCCGCAGGCCTGTCCTGCGCCTATTTCCTGCGCCGCCTGGGCCACAGCCCGACCATCTTCGACGCCATGCCCAAACTCGGCGGACAGACCCGCTACGGCATCCCGGAATACCGGCTGCCCAAGGCGGACCTCGACTGGGAAATTCAGGGCATCCTGGACCTCGGGATCGAGGCCAAGGTCAACACCAAGTTCGGACGCGATTTCACCATCGAATCCCTCAAGGCCGAAGGATACGAAGCGGTCTTCATCGGCATCGGCGCCTGGCAGGCGTCGGGCATGTACGCCGAGGGCGAGGACCTGGACGGCGTCATGGGCGGCATCGAATTCCTGACGGCCCACGCCCTGGGCCAGAAGCCCGAGACCGGCGACAAGGTCATCGTGGTCGGCGGCGGCAACACCGCCATCGACGCGGCCCGCACCTGCGTCCGCCTCGGGGCCGAAGTGACCATGATGTACCGCCGCACCCGCGCCGAAATGCCCGCCGACGAGGAAGAGATCGTCGGGGCAGAGGACGAGGGCGTGAAGTTCAGGTTCCTGGCCGCCCCGGCCCGCGTCATCGGCGACGAGAACGGCCACGCCACCCATCTCGAATATTACGAGATGGAACTGGGCGAGCCCGACGCGTCCGGACGCCGCCGCCCGGTCAAGAAGGAAGGCTCGGAACAGCGCATGGAGGCGACCCTCATCATTCCCGCCATCGGACAGAAGCCGGACCTCGGTTGCCTGTACGACGACTCCGAGGCCGGAACCTGTCCGCTGGAAACCACCAAGTGGCAGACCATCGTGGCCGACCCGGACACGTTCCAGACGGCCATCCCCGGCGTGTTCACCGCGGGCGACGTCTACACCGGCCCGGACCTGGTCATCTCGGCCATCGGCGACGGCCGCAAGGCCGCCCGGTCGATCCACTATCACATGATGCAGGGAGACATCCCGGTCCCGGACACCACGCAGAAGGGAATGATCCCGTACACGCTGTTCAAGGAAATCGATCAGGTGGAACGGAGGAACCGCGCTGTTCTGCCTCACCTGTGCCACGGCGATGACCGCAACTGCACCTTCAACGAGGTGGAAGGCCCGCTCACCGAGGAACAGGCCCGCGCCGAGGCGGACCGCTGCCTGCGTTGCGGACTGGTCTGCTACGACCGGGACGAGGCCTTCACTGCCGGGGAAAGGGACACCGCCCCGGACGCTTAA
- the pta gene encoding phosphate acetyltransferase: protein MSKSLYIAATEARSGKSAILLGVMHLLRANLQRVAVFRPVISDPMDGRRDHDIDLMLRHFKLDQEYEQTYGYTLSEARRLMNSGNKALLLESTLNKFKELEKNYDFVLCEGTDYIGGGATLEFEINASIVSNLGCPVLLVVNGLNRSDDELCGSAQRTVEVFEERGLEVMGLIVNRARPGFSPDTLRDIEAKTRASHPLLAYAVPDDKRLGNPTIHDVIKWLDATVLYGHGRLDTQVDSFLTAAMHITNFLEYIEDGALIVTPGDRMDIILASISSRQSSLYGNIAGIVLTGGIQPSETVHRLIEGWTGVPLPILSVKDHTFKATQTLQALHGTIDPEHPAKIASAIGLFESCVNIEELRNRLVTTQSTKITPIMFEYNLLETAKRERMHIVLPEGTSDRILRATEILQRRNVVDITLLGDPDAILSQASHLGVQLNGAVLLDPARSPQFEDYARRYFEARQHKGIRMEDARDRIVDPTYFGTMMVHAGDADGMVSGSVTTTAQTIRPAFEFIKTRPDASIVSSVFLMCMGDRVVCFGDCAVNPKPDATQLAEIALSSAQTARLFGIDPYVAMLSYSTGGSGTGADVEKVVEATAIAKSLAKERGLSIPIEGPLQYDAAVDPDVARTKLPGSEVAGHATVFIFPDLNTGNNTYKAVQRAVPGSTAIGPVLQGLNKPVNDLSRGCRVRDIVNTVAITAIQAQAQRNA from the coding sequence ATGTCCAAGAGCCTCTATATAGCAGCCACCGAAGCCCGAAGCGGCAAATCCGCCATCCTCCTCGGGGTGATGCACCTGCTTCGGGCGAACCTCCAGCGCGTGGCCGTCTTCCGCCCGGTCATCAGCGATCCGATGGACGGCCGCAGGGATCACGACATCGATCTCATGCTTCGCCATTTCAAGCTCGATCAGGAATACGAGCAGACCTACGGCTACACCCTGAGCGAGGCCCGCAGGCTGATGAACAGCGGGAACAAGGCGCTGCTTCTGGAAAGCACCCTGAACAAGTTCAAGGAGCTGGAAAAGAACTACGACTTCGTCCTGTGCGAAGGCACCGACTACATCGGCGGCGGTGCCACCCTGGAATTCGAGATCAACGCCTCCATCGTCTCCAACCTGGGCTGCCCGGTCCTGCTCGTGGTCAACGGCCTGAACCGCAGCGACGACGAGCTGTGCGGCTCGGCCCAGCGCACGGTGGAAGTCTTCGAGGAGCGCGGCCTGGAGGTCATGGGACTCATCGTGAACCGCGCCCGTCCCGGATTCTCGCCCGACACGCTCCGGGACATCGAGGCCAAGACCCGCGCCTCGCACCCGCTGCTGGCCTACGCCGTCCCGGACGACAAGCGGCTGGGCAACCCGACCATTCACGACGTCATCAAATGGCTGGACGCCACCGTGCTTTACGGCCACGGCAGGCTGGACACGCAGGTGGACAGCTTCCTGACCGCGGCCATGCACATCACCAATTTTCTCGAATACATCGAGGACGGCGCGCTGATCGTCACCCCCGGCGACCGCATGGACATCATCCTGGCCAGCATCTCCTCGCGCCAGTCCTCCCTGTACGGCAACATCGCGGGCATCGTGCTGACCGGCGGGATACAGCCGTCCGAGACCGTGCACAGGCTCATTGAAGGATGGACCGGCGTCCCACTGCCCATCCTCAGCGTGAAGGACCACACCTTCAAGGCGACCCAGACGCTCCAGGCCCTGCACGGCACCATCGACCCCGAGCACCCGGCCAAGATCGCCTCGGCCATCGGCCTTTTCGAATCCTGCGTGAACATCGAGGAGCTGCGCAACCGGCTGGTCACCACCCAATCCACCAAGATCACGCCGATCATGTTCGAATACAACCTCCTTGAGACGGCCAAACGCGAACGGATGCACATCGTCCTGCCCGAGGGAACCAGCGACCGCATCCTCCGGGCCACCGAGATACTGCAACGGCGCAACGTGGTGGACATCACCCTGCTGGGCGACCCGGACGCCATCCTCTCCCAGGCCTCCCATCTCGGCGTGCAGCTCAACGGCGCGGTCCTGCTGGACCCGGCCCGGTCACCGCAGTTCGAGGACTACGCCCGGCGGTACTTCGAAGCGCGGCAGCACAAGGGCATCCGCATGGAGGACGCCCGCGACCGCATCGTCGACCCCACCTATTTCGGGACCATGATGGTCCATGCGGGCGACGCGGACGGCATGGTCTCCGGCTCGGTGACCACCACGGCCCAGACCATCCGCCCCGCCTTCGAATTCATCAAAACCAGACCGGACGCTTCCATTGTATCGTCCGTCTTCCTCATGTGCATGGGTGACCGCGTAGTCTGCTTCGGCGACTGCGCGGTCAACCCTAAACCCGACGCGACCCAGCTCGCGGAGATCGCCCTGAGCTCGGCGCAGACCGCCCGGCTCTTCGGCATCGACCCGTATGTGGCCATGCTCTCCTACTCCACGGGCGGCTCGGGCACCGGCGCGGATGTGGAGAAGGTCGTGGAGGCCACGGCCATCGCCAAGAGCCTGGCCAAGGAGCGGGGCCTTTCCATCCCCATCGAGGGGCCGCTGCAATACGACGCGGCGGTGGACCCGGACGTGGCCCGGACCAAGCTGCCCGGTTCCGAGGTGGCCGGACACGCCACGGTCTTCATCTTCCCGGACCTGAACACCGGCAACAACACATACAAGGCCGTGCAGCGGGCCGTCCCCGGCTCCACCGCCATCGGCCCGGTACTCCAGGGGCTGAACAAGCCGGTCAACGACCTCTCGCGCGGCTGCCGCGTGCGGGACATCGTCAACACCGTGGCCATCACCGCCATCCAGGCCCAAGCCCAAAGGAACGCATAG
- a CDS encoding acetate kinase: MKILVINSGSSSLKYQLIDMADDRVMASGLIERIGEEIGSITQKSNPDKWPDAKSVEHLPILNHKEAMGLMVSKLTGEEWGVIDSLRDIDAVGHRVVQGGESFSTPVLVDADVVETIRDNIPLAPLHAANLVGIEAALELFPGTPNVTVFDTEFHQTMPPKAFMYPVPTDLYEDLKIRKYGFHGTSHKYVTREAAAFLGKPVDEVDLITAHLGNGCSMAAVKNGRCVDTTMGLTPLAGLMMGTRSGDVDPALFPFITKHRNMSVLEVDTMLNKQSGLLGISGLNDMRDVHAARQKGNKKAQLAFEMFAYRVKAQIGSYLAVLGRADAVVFTAGIGENDAFVRAAACEGLEGLGIRLSAERNETRAPGVRRISTDDSPVNVLVIPTNEELEIAHATKALVDG; the protein is encoded by the coding sequence ATGAAAATCCTGGTCATCAACTCCGGAAGCTCGTCCCTCAAATACCAGCTCATCGACATGGCTGACGACAGGGTCATGGCTTCGGGCCTCATCGAGCGTATCGGCGAGGAAATAGGCTCCATCACCCAGAAATCCAATCCGGACAAATGGCCCGACGCCAAATCCGTGGAGCATCTGCCCATCCTGAATCACAAGGAGGCCATGGGACTCATGGTCTCGAAACTCACCGGCGAGGAATGGGGCGTCATCGACTCCCTGCGCGACATAGACGCCGTGGGACACCGCGTGGTCCAGGGCGGCGAATCCTTTTCCACGCCGGTCCTGGTGGACGCCGACGTGGTGGAGACCATCCGCGACAACATTCCGCTCGCGCCCCTGCACGCCGCCAACCTGGTGGGGATCGAAGCCGCCCTGGAGCTTTTTCCAGGCACGCCGAACGTCACCGTGTTCGACACCGAATTTCATCAGACCATGCCGCCCAAGGCGTTCATGTACCCGGTCCCGACGGACCTCTACGAGGACCTCAAGATCCGCAAGTACGGATTCCACGGCACCTCCCACAAGTACGTCACCAGGGAGGCCGCGGCCTTCCTCGGCAAGCCCGTTGACGAAGTGGACCTGATTACCGCCCACCTGGGCAACGGATGCTCCATGGCCGCGGTCAAGAACGGCCGATGCGTGGACACCACCATGGGACTGACCCCGCTTGCCGGGCTGATGATGGGCACCCGTTCGGGCGATGTGGACCCGGCCCTGTTCCCCTTCATCACCAAGCACCGGAATATGTCCGTGCTTGAAGTGGACACCATGCTCAACAAGCAAAGCGGCCTGCTCGGCATTTCCGGCCTGAACGACATGCGCGACGTGCACGCCGCCCGCCAAAAGGGCAACAAGAAGGCGCAGCTCGCATTCGAGATGTTCGCCTATCGGGTCAAGGCCCAGATCGGCTCCTACCTGGCCGTGCTCGGCCGGGCCGACGCCGTGGTCTTCACGGCGGGCATCGGCGAGAACGACGCCTTTGTCAGAGCCGCCGCCTGCGAAGGGCTCGAAGGCCTCGGCATCCGGCTCTCCGCGGAACGCAACGAAACGCGCGCCCCCGGCGTGCGCCGCATCAGCACCGACGACAGCCCGGTGAACGTGCTCGTGATCCCCACCAACGAGGAACTGGAGATCGCCCACGCCACCAAAGCGCTGGTTGATGGATAA
- the nifJ gene encoding pyruvate:ferredoxin (flavodoxin) oxidoreductase, translating to MSKMKTMDGNTAAAWVAYAMSETAAIYPITPSSSMGEIADEWAAQNKRNVFGHPLKIRQMQSEAGAAGAVHGSLAGGALTTTFTASQGLLLMIPNMYKIAGELLPCVFHVSARALAGHALSIFGDHQDVMACRQTGFAMLASASVQEVMDLALVAHLSTVEASVPFVSFFDGFRTSHEIQKIETIDYADMLPLLNMEKVAEFRTRAMNPEHPNIRGTAQNPDIYFQGREAANSNYEAIPAIVEEYMGKVSALTGRNYKPFDYVGAPDAERVIIAMGSACETIEEVVNHLLEQGEKVGLIKVRLYRPFSAAHFLSVLPASCKKLAVLDRTKEPGAQGDPLYQDICAVLFEQGVGPAVIGGRYGLGSKEFTPAMVKAVYDNLASPAPKSRFTVGIDDDVTNSSLVLTGTLDTTPKGTVQCKFWGLGSDGTVGANKQAIKIIGDNTDMYAQGYFAYDSKKSGGITISHLRFGNEPIQSTYLVAAADYVACHNPSYVNLYDVLEGIKDGGTFVLNCAWTGGEIEKNLPAAMRRTIAEKKLKFYTIDAVKIAGEAGLGGRINMVMQTAFFKLADVIPFEQAVSLLKDGIDKAYGKKGPKIVEMNCAAVDKAPDALVQVDVPASWASLADEPASETDEPDYVKNVMRPVLAQKGDTLPVSAFSKDGTMPVATSRWEKRGVAINVPEWIADNCIQCNQCAFVCPHAALRPVLLADEDASGAPAAFATVEAKGKDVKGMRYRMQVNTLDCLGCGNCADICPAKDKALVMKPIATQTAEQVPNFDYTETVAYRDAFKRDTVKGSQFRQPLMEFSGACAGCGETPYVKVLTQLFGERMVIANATGCSSIWGASAPSTPYCTNRDGFGPAWGNSLFEDAAEFGYGIGMGLDNRREILVANCEKALETADGDVKKALADWLAAKDDPEASAETGAALKTVLASATGDNLKAIAADADLFTKKSIWIFGGDGWAYDIGYGGVDHVLASGEDINILVLDTEVYSNTGGQSSKATPLGSIAKFAAAGKRTGKKDLGRMAMTYGYVYVASVSMGADKQQLLKAFREAEAYNGPSLIICYAPCINQGIKKGMGKTQLEQKLAVDSGYWPLFRFDPQRADKGENPFQLDSKAPDGSLQEFLSGENRYAMLERFHPDLSKTYRSKIEQDYDNRYTILSRMAEETPVAPESEDPAACDSGISAESPGSGEPCDDGR from the coding sequence ATGTCCAAAATGAAGACAATGGACGGCAACACCGCTGCCGCGTGGGTGGCCTACGCCATGAGCGAAACCGCCGCCATTTACCCCATCACCCCTTCCTCCTCCATGGGCGAGATCGCCGACGAGTGGGCCGCCCAGAACAAGAGAAACGTCTTCGGCCATCCCCTCAAGATCCGCCAGATGCAGTCCGAAGCCGGCGCGGCCGGCGCGGTGCACGGCTCCCTGGCCGGCGGCGCGTTGACCACCACCTTCACGGCTTCCCAGGGTCTGCTGCTGATGATCCCGAACATGTACAAGATTGCGGGCGAACTCCTGCCCTGCGTGTTCCACGTCTCGGCGCGCGCCTTGGCCGGTCACGCCCTGTCCATCTTCGGCGACCACCAGGACGTCATGGCCTGCCGCCAGACCGGCTTCGCCATGCTCGCTTCCGCATCGGTGCAGGAGGTCATGGACCTCGCGCTGGTCGCGCACTTGTCCACGGTGGAAGCCTCGGTTCCCTTCGTGTCCTTCTTCGACGGCTTCCGCACCTCCCATGAAATCCAGAAGATCGAGACCATCGACTACGCGGACATGCTGCCCCTGCTGAACATGGAAAAGGTCGCCGAATTCCGCACCCGGGCCATGAACCCCGAACATCCGAACATCCGGGGCACGGCGCAGAACCCCGACATCTACTTCCAGGGTCGCGAGGCCGCCAACTCGAACTACGAAGCCATCCCGGCCATCGTCGAAGAGTACATGGGCAAGGTTTCCGCCCTCACCGGCCGCAATTACAAGCCCTTCGACTACGTTGGCGCGCCCGACGCGGAGCGCGTCATCATCGCCATGGGTTCCGCCTGCGAAACCATCGAGGAAGTGGTCAACCATCTGCTCGAACAGGGCGAAAAGGTCGGCCTGATAAAAGTCCGTCTGTACCGCCCCTTCTCCGCCGCCCACTTCCTGAGCGTGCTGCCTGCTTCCTGCAAGAAGCTCGCTGTCCTCGACAGGACCAAGGAACCCGGCGCGCAGGGCGACCCCCTGTACCAGGACATCTGCGCCGTGCTGTTCGAACAGGGCGTCGGCCCGGCAGTGATCGGCGGCCGGTACGGCCTCGGCTCCAAGGAATTCACCCCGGCCATGGTCAAGGCTGTCTACGACAACCTCGCCTCCCCGGCCCCCAAATCCAGATTCACCGTAGGCATCGACGACGATGTCACGAACTCCTCCCTCGTCCTGACCGGGACCCTGGACACAACCCCCAAAGGCACCGTGCAGTGCAAGTTCTGGGGTCTCGGCTCGGACGGCACCGTGGGCGCGAACAAGCAGGCCATCAAGATCATCGGCGACAACACCGACATGTATGCGCAGGGCTACTTCGCCTACGATTCCAAGAAATCCGGCGGCATCACCATCTCCCACCTGCGCTTCGGCAACGAGCCCATCCAGTCCACCTATCTGGTCGCGGCCGCCGACTACGTGGCCTGCCACAACCCGAGCTACGTCAACCTCTACGACGTGCTTGAAGGCATCAAGGACGGCGGCACCTTCGTCCTGAACTGCGCCTGGACCGGCGGCGAAATCGAAAAGAACCTCCCTGCCGCCATGCGCCGCACCATCGCCGAAAAGAAGCTCAAGTTCTACACCATCGACGCGGTCAAAATCGCGGGCGAGGCCGGTCTCGGCGGACGCATCAACATGGTCATGCAGACCGCCTTCTTCAAACTGGCCGACGTCATCCCGTTCGAACAGGCAGTCAGCCTGCTCAAGGACGGCATCGACAAGGCGTACGGCAAGAAGGGACCGAAGATCGTTGAAATGAACTGCGCCGCCGTGGACAAGGCTCCCGACGCCCTGGTCCAGGTGGACGTGCCCGCCTCCTGGGCGTCCCTGGCCGACGAACCCGCGTCCGAGACGGACGAGCCCGACTACGTGAAGAACGTCATGCGGCCCGTCCTGGCCCAGAAGGGCGACACCCTGCCGGTTTCCGCATTCTCCAAGGACGGCACCATGCCGGTCGCCACTTCCCGTTGGGAAAAACGCGGCGTGGCCATCAACGTGCCCGAGTGGATCGCCGACAACTGCATCCAGTGCAACCAGTGCGCCTTCGTCTGTCCGCACGCCGCCCTGCGCCCGGTCCTGTTGGCCGACGAGGACGCGTCGGGCGCGCCTGCTGCCTTCGCCACCGTCGAAGCCAAGGGCAAGGACGTCAAGGGAATGCGCTACCGTATGCAGGTCAACACCCTGGATTGCCTCGGTTGCGGCAACTGCGCCGACATCTGTCCGGCCAAGGACAAGGCCCTGGTCATGAAGCCCATCGCCACCCAAACCGCCGAGCAGGTGCCCAACTTCGACTACACCGAAACCGTGGCCTACCGCGACGCCTTCAAGCGCGACACGGTCAAGGGCTCCCAGTTCCGCCAGCCGCTCATGGAATTCTCCGGAGCGTGCGCCGGTTGCGGTGAAACCCCCTACGTCAAGGTGCTGACCCAGCTCTTCGGCGAACGCATGGTCATCGCCAACGCCACGGGCTGCTCCTCCATCTGGGGCGCTTCCGCACCGTCCACCCCGTACTGCACCAACCGCGACGGCTTCGGCCCGGCCTGGGGCAACTCCCTGTTCGAAGACGCGGCCGAATTCGGCTACGGCATCGGCATGGGCCTCGACAACCGCCGAGAAATCCTTGTCGCCAACTGCGAAAAGGCCCTTGAAACCGCCGACGGCGACGTAAAGAAAGCCCTGGCCGACTGGCTGGCCGCAAAAGACGATCCCGAAGCCTCCGCCGAGACCGGCGCGGCCCTCAAGACCGTCCTCGCTTCCGCGACCGGCGACAACCTCAAGGCCATCGCGGCCGACGCCGACCTGTTCACCAAGAAGTCCATCTGGATCTTCGGCGGCGACGGATGGGCCTACGACATCGGCTACGGCGGCGTGGATCACGTCCTGGCGTCCGGCGAAGACATCAACATCCTCGTCCTCGACACCGAGGTCTACTCCAACACCGGCGGGCAGTCCTCCAAGGCCACCCCGCTCGGCTCCATCGCCAAGTTCGCAGCCGCGGGCAAACGCACCGGCAAAAAGGACCTCGGCCGCATGGCCATGACCTACGGATACGTCTACGTGGCTTCCGTATCCATGGGCGCGGACAAGCAGCAGCTCCTCAAGGCGTTCCGCGAGGCCGAAGCCTACAACGGACCGTCCCTGATCATCTGCTACGCCCCGTGCATCAACCAGGGCATCAAGAAGGGCATGGGCAAGACCCAGCTCGAACAGAAGCTCGCCGTGGACTCCGGCTACTGGCCGCTCTTCCGCTTCGACCCGCAACGCGCCGACAAGGGCGAAAACCCGTTCCAGCTCGACTCCAAGGCCCCGGACGGCTCCCTCCAGGAATTCCTGTCCGGCGAAAACCGGTACGCCATGCTCGAACGGTTCCACCCGGACCTGTCCAAGACCTACCGCTCCAAGATCGAACAGGACTACGACAACCGCTATACCATCCTCAGCCGCATGGCCGAGGAAACGCCTGTCGCCCCTGAATCCGAAGACCCCGCCGCCTGCGACTCCGGCATCTCCGCCGAAAGCCCCGGCTCCGGAGAGCCGTGCGACGACGGACGCTAA